From a single Oncorhynchus tshawytscha isolate Ot180627B linkage group LG33, Otsh_v2.0, whole genome shotgun sequence genomic region:
- the LOC112230712 gene encoding olfactory receptor 10G7-like produces MSSVNFTGKNVEEFTITGFDHLSHQKLLGFLIFITYFLVLLGSGTNICIILTDRRLHTPMYLLICNLAVVDIMFTTSTSITMISVLLAEVKTISYYSCISSMSIYHLGDIEEFLSLSLMALDRTIAISTPLRYHSILTNPRLFLLITATWLIGLGVMGVVAAQVDSLPYCQPIIRYVFCDYPAMVRAACVNPEPYWMLPTILGLWLIGAQFIFILLSYVNLIYTVLRLPNNESRVQVFNTCICHIIVVSCYYAPKLVSVLLTRIGVRLNLTERNALLIMATLLPSLINPVVYCLKTKEIRKRLVQILSRKRTAVMK; encoded by the coding sequence ATGTCTTCAGTGAATTTCACTGGGAAGAATGTGGAGGAGTTTACCATCACTGGCTTCGACCACCTCTCTCACCAGAAGCTCCTGGGCTTCCTCATCTTCATCACCTATTTCCTTGTGCTTCTGGGAAGCGGCACCAACATCTGCATCATTTTGACGGACAGAAGGCTGCACACGCCCATGTACCTCCTCATCTGTAACCTGGCCGTGGTGGACATCATGTTCACCACCAGCACCAGCATCACCATGATCTCTGTCCTGCTGGCCGAGGTCAAAACCATCTCTTACTACTCCTGCATATCAAGCATGTCCATCTACCACCTGGGTGACATCGAAGAgtttctgtccctgtccctgatgGCTTTGGACCGAACCATCGCTATCAGCACCCCTCTTAGGTACCACAGCATCCTGACTAACCCACGGCTCTTCCTGTTgatcacagctacctggctgataGGGTTAGGGGTCATGGGGGTAGTAGCAGCTCAGGTAGACAGCCTTCCATACTGCCAGCCCATCATTAGATATGTGTTCTGTGACTATCCTGCTATGGTCAGAGCTGCCTGTGTCAACCCTGAACCCTATTGGATGCTTCCCACCATCCTGGGTCTGTGGTTGATTGGTGCACAGTTCATATTCATTCTGCTGTCATACGTGAATCTGATCTACACAGTACTGAGACTGCCTAACAACGAGAGCAGAGTGCAGGTGTTTAATACCTGTATTTGTCACATCATTGTGGTGTCCTGTTACTACGCTCCCAAGTTGGTCTCTGTGTTGTTGACGAGGATAGGGGTGAGGCTGAATCTGACGGAGCGTAATGCTTTACTGATTATGGCCACGCTGTTACCTTCTCTGATCAACCCAGTAGTCTACTGTCTGAAGACCAAGGAGATTAGAAAGAGATTGGTTCAGATACTGTCTAGAAAAAGAACTGCAGTGATGAAATGA